In Deinococcus maricopensis DSM 21211, the sequence GTGGTGGGGGCGTCAAGGCAGAATTGACCAACGCGCATGGGAGCTTCCTCATGCGCGCTGGCGGGTGGGTATTCGGTGGCGTTACGCGCTGTAGCGTTTGAGCAGCAGTACGGCGTTCTGCCCGCCGAAGGCGAAGCTGTTGCTCATGGCGTACTCGACCTGCTGCGTGCGCGCGGTGTGCGGGATGTAGTCGAGGTCGAGTTCCGGGTCGGGATCGTCGAGGTTGATGGTGGGCGGCAGGATGCCGTCCCGCAGCGCCTGCGCGGTCGCGATGGCCTCGATGGCGCCGGCCGCGCCGAGCAGGTGGCCGGTCATGCTCTTGGTGCTGCTGACCGCGAGGTTGTATGCGTGGTCGCCGAACACGGCCTTGATGCCTTGCGTTTCGTGCAGGTCGTTGGCGGGCGTGCTGGTGCCGTGCGCGTTGATGTACCCGACCTGTTCGGGGCTGACGCCGGCGGTTTTGAGGGCCATGCGCATGGCGACCTGCGCGCCGCGCCCTTCGGGGGCGGGCATGGTGACGTGGTACGCGTCGGCGCTGGTGCCGTACCCGACGACTTCGGCGTAGATGCGCGCGCCGCGGGCGAGGGCGTGGTCGAGTTCCTCGAGGATGACGATGCCGGCGCCTTCGCCGAGCACGAAGCCGTCGCGGGTGGCGCTGAACGGGCGGCTGGCTTTTTCGGGTTCGTCGTTGCGGGTGCTGACGGCTTTCATGTTGCTGAAGCCGCCAATGCTGATGGCGGTCACGGCGGCTTCGCTGCCGCCCGCGATGACGATGTCCGCGAGGTCGAGCTGGATGAGTCGCGCGGCGTCGCCGATGGCGCCGCTGCCGGTGGCGCAGGCGGTGACGACGGTGCTGCTGGGGCCGGTCGCGCCGTACTGCATGGCGACGTGGCCGGTGGCCATGTTGGCGATCATCATGGGGATGAAGAACGGGCTGATGCGGCCCGCGCCGCGTTGCGCGAGGACGAGGGCTTGCTCCTCGAAGGTTTTGACGCCGCCGATGCCGCTGCCGATGAGCGTGCCGGTGCGTTCACCCTGGAGTTCTTCGGGGCTGAGGCCGCTGTCCTGCACGGCGAGGTGCGCGCCGGCGAGAGCGAGCTGCACGTACCGGTCGAGGCGTTTGGCTTCGCGGGGGTCGACGTAGACGCTGAGGTCGTCTTTGACTTCTCCGGCGATTTTGCAGGCGGTGGCGGTGGCGTCGAAGTGCGTGATGGGGCCGATGCCGCTGCGGCCGGCGCGGAGCGCTTCCGCGAAGGCTTCGGCGCCGGTGCCGACGGGCGTGACGGGGCCGACGCCGGTGATGACCACTCGTTTCATAGTTCACCTCCGTGGGCGGGGGCAAAAGGGACGCGCGCTTTTGTCCGGGCGGCCCTGCGGGTGGGCGCCGTGCC encodes:
- the fabF gene encoding beta-ketoacyl-ACP synthase II yields the protein MKRVVITGVGPVTPVGTGAEAFAEALRAGRSGIGPITHFDATATACKIAGEVKDDLSVYVDPREAKRLDRYVQLALAGAHLAVQDSGLSPEELQGERTGTLIGSGIGGVKTFEEQALVLAQRGAGRISPFFIPMMIANMATGHVAMQYGATGPSSTVVTACATGSGAIGDAARLIQLDLADIVIAGGSEAAVTAISIGGFSNMKAVSTRNDEPEKASRPFSATRDGFVLGEGAGIVILEELDHALARGARIYAEVVGYGTSADAYHVTMPAPEGRGAQVAMRMALKTAGVSPEQVGYINAHGTSTPANDLHETQGIKAVFGDHAYNLAVSSTKSMTGHLLGAAGAIEAIATAQALRDGILPPTINLDDPDPELDLDYIPHTARTQQVEYAMSNSFAFGGQNAVLLLKRYSA